A DNA window from Ignavibacteriales bacterium contains the following coding sequences:
- a CDS encoding class I SAM-dependent methyltransferase encodes MNSFRLVYYESYQRGSPILLCRIAIASSVRPGPNLFTTERKFSKVDIPRIFNITESAHRIHNPFTPEKLATLGAALRLESGARVLDLGSGSGEMLCTWARDYGVMGTGIDMSQLFTEQAKLRAEELGVAHQIKFIHGDAAGYISDEKVDVAACVGATWIAGGVVGTIELLARNLRTGGIILIGEPYWRQFPPTENIAKECHANSISDFLILPELLASFGNLGYDVVEMVLADQDGWDRYEAAKWLTMRRWLEANSGDELAKDVRAKLTSEPERHAAYTREYLGWGVFALMPR; translated from the coding sequence ATGAACTCATTTCGTTTAGTGTATTATGAAAGTTATCAACGCGGCAGTCCGATCCTGCTCTGCAGGATCGCGATCGCGTCATCCGTTAGGCCGGGACCGAATCTATTCACAACTGAAAGGAAATTTTCCAAAGTGGACATCCCCCGGATATTTAACATCACTGAGAGTGCTCACCGTATCCACAACCCATTCACACCCGAAAAGCTCGCCACTCTCGGCGCGGCGCTGCGTCTAGAATCGGGAGCCCGAGTGCTCGACCTCGGCAGCGGTTCGGGGGAGATGCTGTGCACCTGGGCACGCGATTACGGAGTTATGGGTACCGGCATCGACATGAGCCAGTTGTTCACCGAGCAAGCGAAACTCCGCGCTGAAGAACTCGGCGTCGCCCATCAAATCAAGTTTATCCATGGCGATGCTGCCGGCTACATCTCTGACGAGAAGGTCGATGTGGCAGCCTGTGTCGGTGCCACTTGGATTGCCGGTGGTGTCGTCGGCACTATCGAGCTTCTAGCACGGAACCTGCGCACTGGAGGGATCATCCTCATTGGCGAGCCCTACTGGCGGCAGTTCCCGCCGACGGAAAATATTGCCAAGGAGTGTCATGCCAACTCCATCTCCGACTTTCTCATACTTCCGGAACTTCTCGCGTCTTTCGGCAACCTTGGCTACGACGTCGTTGAAATGGTTCTGGCTGACCAAGACGGCTGGGACAGATACGAGGCGGCCAAATGGCTCACCATGCGTAGATGGCTTGAAGCCAATTCCGGCGATGAGCTCGCGAAAGATGTTCGAGCCAAACTGACCTCGGAACCCGAGCGCCACGCCGCTTACACGCGTGAATACTTGGGCTGGGGTGTGTTCGCTCTGATGCCGCGGTGA
- a CDS encoding DUF4968 domain-containing protein, whose protein sequence is MPKKGLRYIILCFFITSSFAYNKLTAQSISNITSIKIEDNTLIISAGTNIVIIKPCTDNIVMINYRPNGVKDPDTLVVADTVWPSISAMIDTSGDPLRITTAKYKIEIDRNPLRYHLYDNIGQMLCYESSSCSMQANSVCLSTSGGTFYGVHNRSQGSLSTQNTNAISAGSQGQAGGPFTWTNHGWGFLADVDGGSIAISGNSFSFSRSSSTVKRDLEFYLIIGTPKEIIKGLNQITGMPPLFPKYTLGFMNTEWGIDQTELYSDIRKYRQKSIPIDSYILDFDWMDWGSDNYGEFRWGPKFPDGQSGAIVDTLKKYSMHLMGIRKPRVGTGTIQGNYCQDNNFFVDYQTDYFSGKQVGRMNYFLPAARQWYWNSFAVQGNSYTKGITGYWNDEADEYGGNLMFMQMQRAQYEGQRAFNNNRVWSINRNFYTGAQRYAYGLWSGDINSGFSSMADQRLFMLSSITLGVSWWSMDIGGFQSTPVAENYYRWIQFGAFVPIFRVHGSYNQEREPWYFGTVAESIATRYIRLRYKLMPYIYSAAWENHLTGIPITRPLVYEYPNDVAVENIFSEWMFGRSLLVSPVVVSGATQQSVYLPEGDWYDYNTGTHYSGMANYNVPVTKEDIPIFVKGGAIIPMSPVAQYTDNPDALKTLILSSFPGGSGGCVVYDDDGLTYDYEKGIFNAVTIAHDRNDARAIISIGTKTGAYSLPQRDWLADLNWVASLPDSIVLDGVHLNILSVDSISLVSIKGWAYDKSGEYCYAKFPDDGASHLLTVYFSSQTSVGKSNGNELPQHYELKQNYPNPFNPSTTISFSLPSKSYVSLRIYDALGREVSTLVNEELPAGTHKKQWNAMNMASGIYYYRLSAVPSARRDLVPTKGQDGQAGSFTETKKLVLLR, encoded by the coding sequence ATGCCGAAAAAAGGTTTACGATATATCATCCTCTGCTTTTTCATCACTTCCAGTTTTGCATACAATAAATTAACTGCACAAAGCATCAGTAATATTACAAGTATTAAAATCGAAGATAATACGTTGATAATATCTGCAGGCACCAATATTGTAATTATTAAACCATGCACAGACAATATTGTTATGATCAATTATCGACCGAATGGCGTGAAAGATCCCGACACGCTTGTTGTAGCTGATACCGTTTGGCCATCAATATCAGCAATGATCGATACATCCGGAGATCCGCTGCGCATAACAACAGCGAAATATAAAATAGAAATCGACAGGAATCCTCTTCGATATCATTTATACGACAATATCGGCCAGATGCTTTGCTATGAGTCGTCATCGTGTAGCATGCAAGCGAACAGTGTTTGCTTATCTACCTCGGGCGGGACATTTTATGGAGTTCACAATCGCTCACAAGGCTCTCTTAGCACGCAGAACACGAATGCGATCAGCGCTGGTAGTCAGGGGCAGGCAGGGGGTCCGTTTACGTGGACCAATCATGGCTGGGGATTTCTTGCCGATGTTGACGGAGGTTCCATAGCGATCAGCGGTAATTCGTTTTCATTTTCACGTAGCTCTTCTACAGTAAAAAGAGATTTAGAATTTTATTTAATCATCGGAACACCGAAAGAAATCATTAAAGGATTGAATCAGATTACCGGCATGCCCCCACTTTTCCCAAAGTACACACTCGGTTTTATGAACACCGAATGGGGGATTGACCAGACAGAACTGTACAGTGACATCCGCAAATATCGTCAGAAATCGATTCCGATCGATTCGTACATTCTTGATTTCGATTGGATGGATTGGGGAAGCGACAACTACGGCGAATTCCGATGGGGGCCTAAGTTTCCCGACGGTCAGTCGGGGGCGATAGTAGACACGCTGAAAAAATACAGCATGCACTTGATGGGAATTCGCAAGCCGCGCGTCGGGACCGGAACCATCCAAGGGAATTATTGTCAGGACAATAATTTCTTTGTGGATTATCAGACCGATTATTTTAGCGGCAAGCAGGTTGGACGCATGAATTATTTTCTTCCCGCTGCGCGTCAGTGGTACTGGAATAGCTTTGCAGTGCAAGGCAATTCATACACGAAAGGAATTACCGGTTATTGGAACGATGAAGCCGATGAGTATGGGGGTAATTTAATGTTCATGCAAATGCAGCGTGCACAGTATGAAGGGCAGCGTGCGTTCAACAACAACCGTGTCTGGTCGATCAACCGGAATTTTTATACCGGCGCACAGCGCTATGCTTACGGGCTCTGGTCTGGCGACATTAATTCTGGATTTTCATCGATGGCAGATCAACGACTTTTCATGCTTTCAAGTATTACCCTTGGTGTTTCATGGTGGAGCATGGATATCGGTGGATTTCAAAGTACACCAGTCGCGGAAAATTATTATCGCTGGATACAATTCGGAGCTTTCGTGCCGATTTTTCGCGTTCATGGTTCATACAATCAGGAAAGAGAGCCTTGGTACTTTGGGACAGTCGCGGAATCTATTGCGACACGGTATATTCGTCTCCGTTATAAGCTGATGCCTTATATTTATTCCGCCGCATGGGAAAATCATCTTACTGGAATTCCAATCACACGCCCTCTTGTGTATGAATATCCTAATGATGTCGCAGTTGAGAATATTTTTTCCGAGTGGATGTTCGGCAGAAGCCTGCTCGTCTCTCCTGTCGTCGTTTCCGGTGCAACACAGCAATCGGTCTATCTACCGGAAGGAGATTGGTACGACTACAATACAGGCACACACTATTCTGGAATGGCAAACTATAATGTTCCTGTTACGAAGGAAGACATTCCGATCTTTGTCAAGGGAGGAGCGATAATCCCAATGTCTCCCGTTGCACAATATACCGATAACCCTGATGCTTTAAAGACTCTGATACTCAGCAGTTTTCCCGGTGGATCAGGGGGATGCGTTGTGTATGACGACGACGGATTAACCTATGATTACGAAAAAGGAATTTTCAACGCTGTTACAATCGCTCACGATCGCAATGACGCACGTGCGATCATTAGTATCGGTACAAAAACCGGTGCATACAGCTTGCCTCAAAGAGACTGGCTGGCCGATCTGAATTGGGTCGCTTCACTTCCCGACAGTATTGTGCTTGACGGCGTTCATTTGAATATTCTGTCAGTCGATTCTATCAGTCTAGTTTCAATTAAGGGCTGGGCATACGATAAATCAGGAGAGTACTGTTATGCAAAATTTCCAGACGACGGTGCATCGCATTTGTTGACGGTTTATTTTAGTTCTCAAACATCAGTAGGGAAGTCAAACGGAAATGAATTGCCGCAGCATTACGAGCTAAAGCAGAATTATCCCAATCCATTTAATCCCAGCACAACTATATCATTTAGTCTGCCATCCAAATCGTATGTATCACTGAGAATATATGATGCATTGGGAAGAGAAGTTTCAACGCTCGTCAATGAAGAGCTGCCTGCTGGAACTCACAAGAAACAATGGAATGCAATGAATATGGCTAGTGGAATCTATTACTATCGTTTGTCCGCCGTGCCCTCAGCACGGCGAGATCTCGTCCCGACCAAAGGTCAGGACGGACAGGCAGGGTCGTTTACAGAAACAAAGAAACTTGTTTTATTGCGATGA
- a CDS encoding C25 family cysteine peptidase has translation MKMLRFLIIVLFGSSFFMAFSVGSLGSNLRDVNNRADYVIITPISYYALAETLAIYRQGKNNYTTMVINVDTVLAQFGSGVSPDTALKNFIQYALNNWSDPKPQYFVLAGNINTVPSHPEPESISSEWVTVRDTLLMIDQWFVEVPGTLQVNACIGRLPAWDSLGLSVMIAKTINYDQEAVGEWYNKAICLSDYDSSDGYIFENNANSIKSILGSLWSDTITVNIRSSSPNHLDTAGFLRLWNEGAAIITYWGHANQNQFSKSRYFYTESIDSLINGNQLPVCLLAGCDLLYDSRPPLSIPTHLLEKNGGGAVAVISSEGLSYESEVFNFYTTLINSMIQKPNEPIGMLFKEAKCSLNYFDVIRKLTFLGDPALIVKHPVALTDVQNQFSHPESFALKQNYPNPFNPTTVIVYQLPAQSNVTLIVFDMLGREVKTLVNDRQSAGLHSVIFNASGLTSGVYFYRLQAGSFTETKKLLFLK, from the coding sequence ATGAAAATGCTCCGTTTCTTAATAATTGTTTTATTTGGATCATCATTTTTCATGGCATTTTCAGTTGGTAGTCTAGGCAGTAATCTAAGAGATGTAAACAACCGCGCTGACTATGTCATAATTACTCCAATATCTTATTACGCCTTAGCGGAAACATTAGCGATATATCGTCAGGGGAAGAACAATTATACCACAATGGTTATCAATGTGGACACTGTGCTTGCTCAGTTTGGATCTGGGGTTTCTCCAGATACGGCTTTAAAGAACTTTATTCAATATGCACTCAATAATTGGAGTGATCCTAAGCCTCAATATTTCGTATTAGCTGGAAATATAAATACTGTTCCTTCTCATCCCGAACCGGAATCCATTTCATCTGAATGGGTTACCGTTCGCGACACACTTTTAATGATCGATCAATGGTTTGTAGAAGTCCCTGGTACATTGCAAGTAAATGCATGTATCGGACGTTTACCGGCATGGGATTCGCTCGGACTTTCTGTTATGATTGCTAAAACCATAAATTACGATCAAGAAGCGGTTGGTGAATGGTACAATAAGGCTATTTGTCTATCCGATTATGATAGCAGCGATGGTTACATTTTCGAAAACAATGCGAACTCTATCAAGTCCATTCTCGGTTCACTCTGGAGTGATACTATTACTGTCAACATCAGAAGCAGTTCGCCTAATCATCTTGATACAGCTGGTTTTCTACGTCTCTGGAATGAAGGCGCTGCAATAATCACGTATTGGGGTCATGCGAACCAGAATCAATTCTCGAAGAGCCGATATTTTTATACAGAGAGTATAGATTCCCTTATTAATGGCAACCAATTGCCTGTGTGTCTTCTGGCTGGATGCGATTTGTTATACGATAGTCGTCCCCCGCTTTCTATTCCAACCCATCTACTTGAGAAAAATGGCGGAGGTGCAGTTGCAGTTATTTCATCCGAAGGATTGTCTTATGAGTCTGAGGTGTTTAATTTCTACACTACTTTAATAAACTCAATGATTCAGAAACCGAACGAGCCGATTGGGATGTTGTTCAAAGAAGCGAAGTGTAGTTTAAATTATTTTGACGTTATTAGAAAATTAACGTTTTTAGGTGATCCGGCTTTAATAGTTAAACATCCTGTCGCTCTCACTGATGTGCAAAACCAGTTTTCTCATCCTGAATCGTTTGCACTTAAACAGAATTATCCAAATCCATTTAATCCGACAACTGTAATTGTTTACCAATTGCCAGCTCAAAGCAATGTTACGTTGATAGTATTTGATATGCTAGGAAGAGAAGTTAAAACGCTAGTAAATGATAGACAATCTGCCGGTCTTCATTCGGTAATTTTCAATGCGAGTGGTCTGACGAGCGGTGTTTATTTTTATCGGTTGCAAGCTGGTTCATTTACTGAAACAAAGAAATTATTATTTCTCAAATAG
- a CDS encoding isoprenylcysteine carboxylmethyltransferase family protein, which translates to MENTQISQSEVIKLICSRLIIGIPALVLILFLPAGTFAYWEAWIYLAILLIPMSLVMFYFLKKAPEFLARRMKLKEKEAEQKLIVKISYIPFLLSFIIPGIDNRFGWSNVPFIIIVIADVLVFTGYIFVFRVFKENQFASRIIEVEKGQKVIQSGPYRIVRHPMYMGAILIYIASPLALGSYWAIIPAIFIVPIFVARIINEESVLIKELEGYSEYKLYTRYRLIPGIW; encoded by the coding sequence ATGGAAAATACTCAAATATCTCAATCAGAGGTGATAAAGTTAATATGCAGTAGATTAATCATAGGTATTCCTGCATTAGTACTAATTCTATTCCTTCCCGCGGGAACGTTTGCTTATTGGGAAGCTTGGATTTATCTGGCGATATTATTAATTCCAATGTCGCTAGTTATGTTTTACTTCCTAAAAAAAGCACCGGAATTCTTGGCGCGAAGAATGAAATTAAAGGAAAAGGAAGCTGAGCAAAAATTAATAGTTAAGATCTCATATATTCCATTTCTATTGTCATTCATTATTCCGGGAATTGACAATCGATTTGGTTGGTCAAATGTTCCCTTTATTATCATTGTTATAGCTGATGTATTAGTATTTACTGGCTATATATTTGTTTTTCGCGTATTCAAAGAAAACCAATTTGCATCTCGCATTATTGAAGTCGAAAAAGGACAAAAAGTAATTCAAAGTGGACCGTATAGAATAGTTCGGCATCCTATGTATATGGGAGCAATATTGATATATATCGCATCACCATTGGCGTTAGGTTCATATTGGGCAATTATCCCAGCGATATTCATAGTTCCAATTTTCGTTGCAAGGATTATAAATGAGGAAAGTGTACTTATAAAAGAACTTGAGGGGTACTCGGAATACAAACTATACACTAGATATCGCCTCATTCCAGGTATTTGGTAA
- a CDS encoding C45 family autoproteolytic acyltransferase/hydrolase, with the protein MKNRLVFFCLFVFLLPEFLNAQTNTHLTQEQKSWLSKANRHKKNGWLYLHIEGAPKERGFQHGYLLAKEIKESIRILSESWKYESALEWQWLVQETGRMFTAKIDTENLTEIDGIVEGMNASGDSTSRDEIVTLNGVIEITGYWWPTVKDTISTNSPEPKKESCSSFIATGNMTADGSIVLGHNTMSGYCSPFFNIILDILPDKGYRVFMQSCAGFIHSGTDFFVTASGLVGSETTISGFLPFDKKGTLEFTRMRHATQYASSIDEWCEIMKKDNNGGYANAWLIGDINTNEIARLELGLKYVGFEKKKDGYFIGSNVAEDLKILRFETKMRETNIKNDCIARRVRWKQLMKEYKGKINLKLAKQFESDHFDTYLNSMKPGGRTLCLHAEIDPQFFSSGIPFDPSGTLDGKVVDSKMAKKMSFLARWGSACGRAFIAKNFLEEHPQFEWMTGLLKDRPTQPWTEFKSGEK; encoded by the coding sequence ATGAAAAATCGACTTGTTTTTTTCTGTTTGTTCGTTTTTCTACTTCCAGAATTTCTCAATGCTCAAACAAACACTCACCTTACTCAAGAGCAAAAATCCTGGCTCTCTAAAGCCAATCGCCATAAAAAAAACGGCTGGTTGTATCTCCATATTGAAGGAGCACCAAAAGAACGCGGTTTCCAGCATGGATACTTACTTGCAAAAGAAATTAAGGAATCAATTAGAATACTCAGCGAGTCATGGAAATATGAAAGTGCCTTAGAATGGCAGTGGCTTGTTCAGGAAACTGGTAGGATGTTTACTGCCAAAATTGACACGGAAAATCTTACCGAAATCGATGGGATAGTCGAAGGGATGAATGCTTCCGGTGATTCAACAAGCCGAGATGAAATTGTAACGCTAAATGGAGTTATAGAAATTACGGGATATTGGTGGCCGACAGTAAAAGATACAATATCGACCAATTCACCGGAACCGAAGAAAGAATCTTGCAGTTCGTTTATCGCAACGGGAAACATGACTGCCGATGGCAGTATAGTACTTGGACACAACACGATGAGTGGTTATTGTTCCCCCTTCTTTAATATTATATTGGATATACTTCCCGATAAAGGTTACAGGGTGTTCATGCAATCCTGTGCAGGTTTTATTCATAGCGGAACTGATTTCTTTGTAACAGCCTCTGGACTTGTCGGATCAGAAACAACAATTTCTGGTTTCCTACCATTCGATAAAAAGGGCACTTTAGAATTTACACGAATGCGGCATGCCACACAATATGCATCTTCGATTGATGAATGGTGTGAAATAATGAAAAAGGATAACAACGGTGGTTATGCAAATGCATGGCTGATTGGTGATATAAATACTAACGAAATTGCCCGGCTTGAGCTCGGATTGAAGTATGTTGGATTTGAGAAAAAGAAAGACGGCTATTTTATAGGCTCTAACGTTGCTGAAGACTTAAAAATCTTGCGCTTCGAAACCAAAATGAGGGAAACCAACATTAAGAATGATTGCATTGCCCGCCGTGTTCGCTGGAAACAACTGATGAAAGAATATAAGGGCAAAATTAACTTGAAACTTGCCAAACAATTTGAATCCGACCATTTTGATACCTATTTGAATTCAATGAAACCCGGCGGACGAACGCTCTGTTTACATGCGGAAATCGATCCTCAATTCTTTAGTTCTGGTATTCCTTTTGATCCATCGGGAACGCTTGATGGAAAAGTTGTCGATTCAAAGATGGCAAAGAAAATGTCTTTTCTTGCACGCTGGGGATCGGCATGTGGAAGAGCATTCATTGCCAAAAATTTTCTTGAAGAACATCCACAATTCGAATGGATGACCGGTTTGCTCAAGGATCGTCCGACGCAGCCGTGGACAGAGTTCAAATCCGGAGAGAAATAA
- a CDS encoding T9SS type A sorting domain-containing protein yields MKNLFRFSALLVLCYASADLSIAQWVQSNGPYGGSIHTIAISPDGSNIFAGTWGGGVFLSTNNGLSWTYSGLTNAGVSALAISPDGKNIYAGCSAWTSGVFLSTDNGSSWTAVNNGLPNVGVSSLTISSDGSKIFAGTSSGAFLSTNNGSSWMTINNGLTNTNIWSLAVSHDGSKIFAGTLGGGVFLSTDNGSNWTSVSNGLTNMNAISLAISPDGANIYVAVCTKGSIIQEGPTGGRVFHSTNNGSSWTKCDSILVSAGADASSLAISPDGANIYAGTWSNRGVYLSTDNGLSWSPVNNGFNTPSLVPPNIWTLATSPDGGSIFVGTHGNGLYRSTTSNVNWIETNSGLTNLGIQCFGFYLNDTHVFAGSGGEGIFLSTDDGLNWTTNNIGLTGGNVTCLVVNPADSNIFAGTCGWWSGIYVSTNPGASWAAGHNALTYVNIRTLAMNSGGMNIFAGTDSGVFLSTDNGSSWSAVNNGLTNLTVYSLATTPSATDIFAGTLGGGVFHSTNNGSSWTAVNSGLTNDSVYSLVISPDGTKLFAGSCSNNGGIFLSTNNGVSWVAVNNGFPNPYINSNSLAITPDGKYIFAGTAFSGMYLSADNGSSWTAVNDGLPNLLITSVAVNRSGTFLFIGAAGGSTTSMMKMSNRTVGGSTAYGVWRRPVSQLISGIENRSEQIPIRFALEQNYPNPFNPSTVINYSMPTSGMVTLKAYDVLGRELRTLVSQHQTAGSHSVTFNAGNLTSGLYFYRLQAGSFSETKKLVLLR; encoded by the coding sequence ATGAAAAACCTATTTCGGTTTTCGGCACTGTTAGTTTTGTGCTACGCCAGCGCAGACCTATCAATTGCTCAATGGGTTCAAAGTAACGGACCGTATGGTGGCAGTATTCATACCATTGCAATCAGCCCCGACGGAAGTAACATCTTTGCAGGCACTTGGGGCGGGGGAGTGTTTCTCTCCACAAACAACGGTTTAAGTTGGACATACTCCGGATTGACAAACGCTGGTGTTAGCGCTCTTGCTATCAGCCCCGACGGAAAAAATATCTATGCGGGCTGTTCAGCCTGGACCAGTGGAGTTTTCCTTTCGACAGACAATGGTTCGAGTTGGACGGCAGTCAATAATGGTTTGCCAAACGTCGGCGTCAGTTCACTTACAATAAGCTCTGATGGGTCGAAGATATTCGCTGGAACCAGTAGTGGCGCCTTTCTGTCAACGAATAACGGTTCAAGCTGGATGACAATAAACAATGGACTTACGAACACAAATATTTGGTCTCTCGCCGTCAGTCATGATGGATCAAAGATATTTGCAGGTACCTTAGGTGGCGGGGTCTTTCTATCAACGGACAATGGCTCTAACTGGACAAGCGTCAGCAACGGATTGACGAATATGAATGCCATTTCTCTAGCTATTAGCCCGGATGGTGCAAATATATATGTTGCGGTCTGTACCAAAGGGTCGATCATCCAAGAGGGGCCCACGGGCGGTCGGGTTTTTCATTCCACGAACAACGGTTCTAGCTGGACAAAATGCGATTCCATATTGGTGAGTGCAGGTGCGGATGCTTCCTCTCTCGCGATCAGCCCGGATGGTGCGAATATTTATGCGGGAACTTGGAGCAACAGAGGAGTTTATCTTTCCACAGACAACGGATTGAGTTGGAGCCCGGTCAATAATGGATTCAATACTCCGTCTTTGGTTCCTCCAAACATTTGGACTCTGGCTACAAGTCCCGATGGGGGAAGTATTTTCGTCGGCACGCATGGTAATGGACTGTATCGTTCCACCACTAGCAATGTAAATTGGATAGAGACGAATTCCGGATTGACAAACCTCGGCATTCAATGTTTCGGATTCTATTTGAACGATACACACGTCTTTGCAGGCAGCGGCGGTGAAGGAATTTTCCTTTCTACGGACGACGGTTTAAACTGGACCACAAACAACATTGGGTTGACAGGTGGCAACGTTACCTGTCTTGTTGTCAACCCGGCCGATTCGAATATATTTGCAGGTACTTGCGGGTGGTGGTCAGGAATCTATGTTTCTACGAATCCCGGTGCCAGCTGGGCCGCAGGTCATAACGCATTAACATACGTCAACATCAGGACCCTTGCAATGAATTCTGGCGGGATGAATATCTTTGCGGGTACCGACAGTGGAGTTTTTCTTTCCACGGACAATGGATCATCCTGGAGTGCGGTAAACAATGGGTTAACCAACCTTACAGTGTACTCTCTCGCAACTACCCCCAGTGCGACGGATATCTTTGCTGGTACTCTCGGCGGCGGTGTGTTTCATTCCACAAACAACGGTTCAAGTTGGACGGCAGTTAACTCTGGATTAACTAATGATTCTGTCTATTCTCTTGTGATCAGCCCGGATGGGACGAAACTCTTTGCCGGTAGTTGTAGCAATAATGGTGGAATTTTTCTCTCCACGAACAATGGTGTAAGCTGGGTGGCAGTAAACAATGGATTTCCAAATCCTTATATCAATTCCAATTCCCTTGCAATTACGCCAGATGGGAAGTATATCTTTGCCGGTACTGCCTTTAGCGGGATGTATCTATCTGCGGACAATGGTTCATCCTGGACAGCGGTCAATGATGGATTGCCGAATCTATTGATTACATCAGTTGCAGTCAACAGAAGCGGAACATTTCTCTTTATCGGAGCTGCAGGTGGAAGTACCACAAGTATGATGAAGATGAGTAATAGAACCGTAGGGGGGAGTACCGCATATGGAGTGTGGCGACGCCCGGTGTCACAGTTGATCAGTGGCATTGAAAATAGGTCAGAACAGATTCCGATTCGTTTTGCTTTGGAGCAAAACTATCCAAATCCGTTCAACCCATCAACAGTCATAAACTATTCCATGCCAACAAGTGGCATGGTAACTCTGAAAGCCTACGATGTACTTGGCAGAGAATTACGAACATTGGTCAGTCAGCATCAGACCGCAGGGAGTCATTCCGTCACTTTCAACGCGGGCAATCTCACAAGCGGATTGTATTTTTATCGTTTACAAGCCGGCTCATTTTCAGAAACAAAGAAACTTGTTCTATTGCGATGA